GACCAGCTATACCAGCTTTGGCTGGTTTGAGATGTTTTTTGGTAGTTCAGTAGAGAGAGGACAGAGAATTATGGTaatagcacaggggtgtccaatcttgttcctggaggaccactgtcttgcagagtttagccccaactttaattaaacacacctgaaccagctcatcagggtcttcagactcactagaaacttccaggtaAGTGATTTGGAGCTGGCTGGAAATAAAATATGCAGGAccttggccctccaggagcaggattggacacccctggtaGAGGGGATCAGGAAATGTTCCAAACAGGATTCCAACTAAAGTTATCTGCACAAGCACCATGGCTCAATGTATATGAGTCTGTACATAAACTGCCTTTGTTAGACTCAACTTTGTATAGTAGTGTTACTCATTAacaccatttttgttttctttttgcttttccAGTTCTCAAGTCAGAGGAGATATCCACTGGAAGCAACTTAAAATGCACAATTTGTGACTACACTGCTGAAACTCTTATGGTACTCCAGCACCACATCCTCTCCCATCTGTCCCAAACTGGCCTGAGATGTAGTCACTGCCACTTCACATTCCAAACCCCGAGAGAACTGGTCAAACACCAGGAGCTACATGGACATATGGTCAACAAACTCATAGAAGAAGACAAGGCTGATAACTCTCCTAACAGCATTGCAGGCAGTCCTCAACGAGTTAGAGCTAATGCAAACATGAAAGACCTTCAGGAAAGTCAAATACCAGAGATGGAAAGCACGGAAAGTAGTCAGACATCCACTAAGGGTGAGGGAAATTCAGGAAACAAGGCTAGTGTTTCATACTCCAGAGTAAAGTCAGAACCTTCTAGTCCTCGTTTAGCCTCCTCACCCATACAGCACCACCTGCTTCCTGCCTTTCCCTTACCCCCCTTCATACCACATGTCCCATTCTCACAGGATATTACGGTGGGCCCACAGGCATCTGAGATCCTAGCCAAAATGTCCGAGTTGGTCCATCGCAGGTTACGTCATGGGGGAAACTCTTACCCTCCAGTCATGTACAGCACACTTGTGCCAAAAGGAGCCACGTGCTTCGAATGCAATATCACCTTCAATAACCTGGATAATTATTTGGTGCACAAGAAGCACTACTGCAACAGTCGCTGGGAAAGCACACACAGGCCACATGACTTCCCTGGACTTCTGGATAAACCAGCAGGCAGTGTAAGCCCTAAAATCGGAGCTAGTTTAGCTGTCATGCTAAATTCTGGCCATCCCTCTGAAGTGAAAGGGCATGAGGCTAACCCTTGCAATCCAGTCGCAGGTGGAAAAGTGACAGATGAACTGTCGGTGCAAGTTAAAAAAGCAGCAACACCATCTGGTGCACAGGAGAGACCGAACGGTACACAGCTGGATTTACAAAACCAGAAAATGCCACCCACTGAAACTGACCCCAACCACACAACATGCGAGGCATGCAAGATCACTTTTAGTCGACATGAGACCTACATGGTGCACAAGCAGTATTACTGTGCAACTCGCCATGATCCTCAAGTGAAACGTGCAAACAATAAAggagcagccaatcagaagacaGTACGTCCTCGTAAAAGAAGAAAGGCATATGAGCTGGCCACTCCTGAACAAGAACAAATGCCACCTATGGGTATGCCATCATTTCTTGGTATGCCCACTATAGGAGGTCCATACATGTCAAAAGACACACTGGATAGCTTCAGGGACCATCAGAGGTACAACATGATCCAAGGGTTAGTGCCCAAATATCCAGAGGCTTCATTGACAGTCACAAAATCAGCTCTTGTGTCAAAATGTAATACAATCTCCAAGGAAGAAGGTGATGCACCTATAGATCTCAGTAAAAAATGCATCGCACAATTTGGCAACACTCCAGTTTCTTCTAAAGGACTTATGGATTATCATGAGTGTGTTGTGTGCAAGCTAAGCTTCAACAAAGTTGAGGACTATCTCAAGCACAAACAGAACTTCTGCCCAGGTACTATTTTGCAAAACACTTCTGCtgagaacaaaatcatcaaaaAGGAAGGTCCTAGAAATACTAACAGCCTTTTAGAGAAAACCATCTTTGAGCTTCCAGCTACAGATGGAAAGATTGAACATCCAAATGCAGTGCCAAATTCTGATATCCAAGCTTCCAGTGAGGAACAACCAATCCCGATAAAAGATGACATGAGGAGCGTGTTTCAGCCCTCTGGGGGTTACCCAAGTCCTGCTAAGAAAATGAGACCTGATGAGCAAATTTGGCCTTACTATGAAACCAAACCTACTGATTACGCTACAGGGATGCTGGTCTCACAAAGCGAACGAAGGCAGAGTCCAAACGAGGGCAGTGAGGGGGAAAAAGACCAGCCAATGCCTGATGGTAGCCATCTTAGCAGAGATGACCCTGGGAACCAGAACAAGTCTTCATCCTTAAAGGACAGTCTTGACCTCAAGGACAAGATGGAAGATGCTGGGAATAAACAACATGGTTCCCCTACACCGGAGAGCCATGCAGACAGTCCTATCAACTGTAAGGAAAGCACAATGTCAGTGCCATCCATAAAGACTGAGGAAGTCTCCACAAGCTTCAAGAGATTGTTGAATGGGTCCATTGCAACCACAAGTAACGTAAAGTACTGTCGTCCTTGTGACATCCAGTTCAACAACCTCTCAAACTTTATAACACACAAGAAGTTTTACTGCTCGTCTCACACAGCAGAGCATGTGAAATAGTTGACCTGCACCCTGTATCAAACCTAGTCCACAGCAGTAAAAAAGGTAGAGATGTTAACCTCTCAAATTCAGATGGCCTGGGACATTATAAAGGTGGGCCCCAGCCCACATACATGTAGTAAGTGTAAAGACACCAGGACAACTTACCCAGTTGTCCCCCTTTGACGATGGCCCTGCTGTTTTTAATCGAACAACAGACCCTTTGTCTGCTACTGTTTGTGATGACTGAAAGTGACCACTTGCCCTCCTCTTCTTTTAAGTGGACGTATTACATTTTTCACAAGCACCAGTTTCTCCCCTTGTGGtcaacaacataaaacatttttacaaatccATGCTGGTGTACTCAGCAGCAGGAGGACAATCAAATCAGGAGATTTATCCTACAGTCATTTATtagaaacttttaaaatatttgttgggaatactgtgtgttgattgtgtttttatgtatttatttatttaattatagttgcagctctaaaaaaaaaaaaaaaaaaaaaaaaaaaatgcagatctgATATGAAAAACAGGTTAATGAAAGTTATCTTTTAGAATTACAGAAAGAAGCTACATGAATGGTTATAAAGATAAATCTACAGAAGGTGGAGCAACCTCTGGCGGACTAATGCGTCAACATATCCTTACATACTGGCAATCACGTTTTCTGAATTAATAACTGTCAATACATATAGAGTCTAGTTTGTCTTTGATGTTTCTTTACGTTTCCATATGTTTTTTCTTGTCAATGCAGAACTCTTCTTGAAAAGTGACCTGTATATGTGTTTGCTGATTCATtatctcttttttatatatatttgacttctaatgcaatacttttaaaaagatgaaacattatttaaagcaGAATTATGAAAGGGTAAGTTTTTTACTTGGACCCCCAGAAATTGTCTGTGTCGAGTGTTTACTAAAGTCTGAAGAAGGGTTTACACTTGGTGTGGATGAGTCGTTGTTATcttttctacagaaaaacaaaacaaaaaaaataatctgctcaaaaaaaagaaaaaaaaagaaaaacaacaacaacaacaaaatgtgtcaaaaatgtgttgctatgcatGTACTTGTATGGAATGAAATTCCAAAAATGtgggaaatgttattttatgtgacataaaaattaaaattcttatcTCAGGACAGCAGTGTCAATGAATTTGCTATATCTAATCTTTTTTATCATTACTGCACATATTTAGTTGACAGTAGGAGTGTGTATGGCCAAATGTGCAAGCACTAGCACCACCTAGTGTTAGTTATGATTCAAGACATGTAATCAGTACCTTCCTTTAAAGAGGAAAAATAAGCAGTAAACAAGTCTTTAAATGGTTGAATACTAAATAAAGgtttatgaaaccatttaaaatgaaacattctgCAAATATGCTCAcaaatacaagaaataaaatgtttaaataataataaaaatatatatttttattattttaggtaaacattgttaaaaatcaTATCAACAGACAAACTGCCATTCATTTTGAGTAGTACAAACAGATGAACTTTTTCATGGGTTACTGTTTTACTCTGTCTGAATCCTTAAAGCTTGtgctgcttttttacattttaaaacaaaaaatattcataatggcatccagacatttaaaaacaatgtaaaacaaaaatgaaaaaattaaataaatgaaaaagtagtGTCTAACAAGTCTAATTCATAGGATTTTTAGGAGTGAGTCTGTACTCGACCATTCTTCATTTTTGTCCAGTATTGCTGTACTAAACACAAAATGGATTCacttgatttatttcaaaaacactaCAGTGAATAGagtaaaggatttttttttttcaactgatcATTGCAGTTGTCATTTTAATACAAAAGAACTGTACTTATGTTGGTGATATGTTTTTAAACAGTGCTTCTTAACAGCATAAATCACACTAAAGGCCCAGATTTAAAATATCATACCATCACTACTTATTGTCTACTGTCTTGTGTAGGTCTATTGTATGTAGTATTTATTAAGTTACTCACATAAGCAGGGCAGGGCCAGCACCACGGGGGCACCTCACCCAAGATGagtgtgaaaatagattttaattatgaaatataatggtttatttaaaaaatatagttgccAAATGCATAGGCTTTCCAGCATTAATATGATGCTACTACTATAGCAACAATTTAGGACAGTCTGTTTCACAAtgtcacattttaattgttactctGACACAAATTCCCGCGCAAGCGGTGCAACTAAGAAACAGCACTACTGAGTAAgctatgatgaaatattttttcatgtttaacagAGGGCTAGATGATAgtagtttgttaattattttgctgtattgttaatgtttgttgctgttcaagttgttctaacttaaaatgatgcatcTGTTAAATGGGTTGCAATGAATGTGTTATGTCAGGGAATCGGTCGCAATGAGCTTGTGTTTCACTGTAAGCAGACACGATTAAGTATTTCTGGTGGTTGTGGTGGTATCACTTGTCTAAATTTGTGGCAAAACTGCTGCCTAAAACTGCTCACATTTTTATGTCAGCAGAGCCAGCGCAGCACTGATGAAGGGGCGGCTGATGTGATGAAAGGGGGCGATGACATAGCACagagtaaaagtacaaaaaaaaaaaccttttgtggccCATTCACGTATTTGtctaacacaaaaaacaacaaaaaacagaatacaCACATAAAACATATATCCTTAaacataaatgaattaaaatacaaatttaataataagaGCGCCGTGTTTTAGAATGATGTAGGC
The Cyprinus carpio isolate SPL01 chromosome A19, ASM1834038v1, whole genome shotgun sequence genome window above contains:
- the LOC109074638 gene encoding zinc finger protein ZFPM2-like isoform X1 codes for the protein MSRRKQSNPKQFKRLFENGLETEILKEEDGSVEDDPLYYSDPENIVSKDGDHSRNGKMAGSLKVEKQDIDGQEERVQPSPLTAEEWDGPRELKMVGEGGERRICSCQALLLGTTWGPFPGKIEVATGGSDKVSLALNGGPRWLTDMMWVSAEDGKSNCAMYSKGGHVWCSTTKNIMEGDELAACVVDLHWHLQTPAQTPYGQGMYPARQLDGIQLLPQQAAMASILPSAIINKDIFPCKACGIWFRSERNLQAHLMYYCSGRQRDPEMVAEKNANISHPMLRNCTYPQCNMSFAGSHALEMHLSTHNILKSEEISTGSNLKCTICDYTAETLMVLQHHILSHLSQTGLRCSHCHFTFQTPRELVKHQELHGHMVNKLIEEDKADNSPNSIAGSPQRVRANANMKDLQESQIPEMESTESSQTSTKGEGNSGNKASVSYSRVKSEPSSPRLASSPIQHHLLPAFPLPPFIPHVPFSQDITVGPQASEILAKMSELVHRRLRHGGNSYPPVMYSTLVPKGATCFECNITFNNLDNYLVHKKHYCNSRWESTHRPHDFPGLLDKPAGSVSPKIGASLAVMLNSGHPSEVKGHEANPCNPVAGGKVTDELSVQVKKAATPSGAQERPNGTQLDLQNQKMPPTETDPNHTTCEACKITFSRHETYMVHKQYYCATRHDPQVKRANNKGAANQKTVRPRKRRKAYELATPEQEQMPPMGMPSFLGMPTIGGPYMSKDTLDSFRDHQRYNMIQGLVPKYPEASLTVTKSALVSKCNTISKEEGDAPIDLSKKCIAQFGNTPVSSKGLMDYHECVVCKLSFNKVEDYLKHKQNFCPGTILQNTSAENKIIKKEGPRNTNSLLEKTIFELPATDGKIEHPNAVPNSDIQASSEEQPIPIKDDMRSVFQPSGGYPSPAKKMRPDEQIWPYYETKPTDYATGMLVSQSERRQSPNEGSEGEKDQPMPDGSHLSRDDPGNQNKSSSLKDSLDLKDKMEDAGNKQHGSPTPESHADSPINCKESTMSVPSIKTEEVSTSFKRLLNGSIATTSNVKYCRPCDIQFNNLSNFITHKKFYCSSHTAEHVK
- the LOC109074638 gene encoding zinc finger protein ZFPM2-like isoform X3, coding for MSRRKQSNPKQFKRLFENGLETEILKEEDGSVEDDPLYYSDPENIVSKDGDHSRNGKMAGSLKVEKQDIDGQEERVQPSPLTAEEWDGPRELKMVGEGGERRICSCQALLLGTTWGPFPGKIEVATGGSDKVSLALNGGPRWLTDMMWVSAEDGKSNCAMYSKGGHVWCSTTKNIMEGDELAACVVDLHWHLQTPAQTPYGQGMYPARQLDGIQLLPQQAAMASILPSAIINILKSEEISTGSNLKCTICDYTAETLMVLQHHILSHLSQTGLRCSHCHFTFQTPRELVKHQELHGHMVNKLIEEDKADNSPNSIAGSPQRVRANANMKDLQESQIPEMESTESSQTSTKGEGNSGNKASVSYSRVKSEPSSPRLASSPIQHHLLPAFPLPPFIPHVPFSQDITVGPQASEILAKMSELVHRRLRHGGNSYPPVMYSTLVPKGATCFECNITFNNLDNYLVHKKHYCNSRWESTHRPHDFPGLLDKPAGSVSPKIGASLAVMLNSGHPSEVKGHEANPCNPVAGGKVTDELSVQVKKAATPSGAQERPNGTQLDLQNQKMPPTETDPNHTTCEACKITFSRHETYMVHKQYYCATRHDPQVKRANNKGAANQKTVRPRKRRKAYELATPEQEQMPPMGMPSFLGMPTIGGPYMSKDTLDSFRDHQRYNMIQGLVPKYPEASLTVTKSALVSKCNTISKEEGDAPIDLSKKCIAQFGNTPVSSKGLMDYHECVVCKLSFNKVEDYLKHKQNFCPGTILQNTSAENKIIKKEGPRNTNSLLEKTIFELPATDGKIEHPNAVPNSDIQASSEEQPIPIKDDMRSVFQPSGGYPSPAKKMRPDEQIWPYYETKPTDYATGMLVSQSERRQSPNEGSEGEKDQPMPDGSHLSRDDPGNQNKSSSLKDSLDLKDKMEDAGNKQHGSPTPESHADSPINCKESTMSVPSIKTEEVSTSFKRLLNGSIATTSNVKYCRPCDIQFNNLSNFITHKKFYCSSHTAEHVK
- the LOC109074638 gene encoding zinc finger protein ZFPM2-like isoform X2, with product MSRRKQSNPKQFKRLFENGLETEILKEEDGSVEDDPLYYSDPENIVSKDGDHSRNGELKMVGEGGERRICSCQALLLGTTWGPFPGKIEVATGGSDKVSLALNGGPRWLTDMMWVSAEDGKSNCAMYSKGGHVWCSTTKNIMEGDELAACVVDLHWHLQTPAQTPYGQGMYPARQLDGIQLLPQQAAMASILPSAIINKDIFPCKACGIWFRSERNLQAHLMYYCSGRQRDPEMVAEKNANISHPMLRNCTYPQCNMSFAGSHALEMHLSTHNILKSEEISTGSNLKCTICDYTAETLMVLQHHILSHLSQTGLRCSHCHFTFQTPRELVKHQELHGHMVNKLIEEDKADNSPNSIAGSPQRVRANANMKDLQESQIPEMESTESSQTSTKGEGNSGNKASVSYSRVKSEPSSPRLASSPIQHHLLPAFPLPPFIPHVPFSQDITVGPQASEILAKMSELVHRRLRHGGNSYPPVMYSTLVPKGATCFECNITFNNLDNYLVHKKHYCNSRWESTHRPHDFPGLLDKPAGSVSPKIGASLAVMLNSGHPSEVKGHEANPCNPVAGGKVTDELSVQVKKAATPSGAQERPNGTQLDLQNQKMPPTETDPNHTTCEACKITFSRHETYMVHKQYYCATRHDPQVKRANNKGAANQKTVRPRKRRKAYELATPEQEQMPPMGMPSFLGMPTIGGPYMSKDTLDSFRDHQRYNMIQGLVPKYPEASLTVTKSALVSKCNTISKEEGDAPIDLSKKCIAQFGNTPVSSKGLMDYHECVVCKLSFNKVEDYLKHKQNFCPGTILQNTSAENKIIKKEGPRNTNSLLEKTIFELPATDGKIEHPNAVPNSDIQASSEEQPIPIKDDMRSVFQPSGGYPSPAKKMRPDEQIWPYYETKPTDYATGMLVSQSERRQSPNEGSEGEKDQPMPDGSHLSRDDPGNQNKSSSLKDSLDLKDKMEDAGNKQHGSPTPESHADSPINCKESTMSVPSIKTEEVSTSFKRLLNGSIATTSNVKYCRPCDIQFNNLSNFITHKKFYCSSHTAEHVK